CTGTTTACCTGTATTCCAGAAAGCATAGAAATACAAGGCTGTTTCTTTTAGCTTATTGGCTTCTTTGGTTGATAGTCCGCCATCAATTGAAACCCGGTCAGGTATGGGAATATCATTATGAGATTGAGGTTTAAAGCGATAAATGTAATAAGGCGGTTTACCATCATCTTCCCCTCCTGTAAATGCAGGTGTGGTATTAAGCTGATTAACCGAAATATAAAAAGAGCCGTCTGGAGCGAGATAGGCATTGTCCGGCCATTTTAATTGATCATCCTGAATAATATGCTCAAGCGTACCATCAGGATTTAATCGAGTGATAGCATGCGCAGTGAGATTAGTGAAATAATGATTTCCCATACCATCAGAAGATGCTCCGTCACTTATTGGTTTTTCACCTACTCGTACAATACTGCTTTGAATAGACTCATCACTGGCGCCATCTCGAAAAAGTTGTGCATCCAGACTATACCAATTGGTTCCATTCATTGCTCCGAAAAAGACTGTATTACCATCAGGACTGATGGTTATTGGGTCGACGGCTACACGGGCTGGTTTCCCACCAAAATAAACCAATTCCCCATCGATCACCATATCGACATCTTCGGCTTCCAGTTCTTTAGCTCCTCCAAGTCTTCGGGTATTTTCGGTGGCTAAGTCCATGGCTATAATGCCCGGATTGTTGATATCTGCCATATATGCCCATTGGTGTTCATGATCAATGGCTACATCCTGTATAAAGCTACCTTTTGGGGCTACACTTTCGGGTAGCTCGATTTTTCTAAGAACTTTCCTTTGATCAATATCAAAACACCAAAGTCTGGTTTTACCCAGCTCTTGCCCCATATCAATCACCCAAAGCTTGTCTTCTTTATCAAAGATCAATCCTAAGGGAGAGTCCAGCATTTGGTCGTTTGCTGGGTTTTCATTCTTTTGAAGCGACTTGGCTGGAAAGGGTTCAAATCGCTTTTTACTCTTAATTTCTATAAGCTGAAGATTTCTACTGCCAAGGCTATGGATGGTAGCAAAAACGCGCCCTGATTTGGAAACTGCAACGTCTCCGGGTCTTATGGGCAGCTCTGCAACGATTTCAAGAGATCCATTTTGCCCAACGACCTGATTGATAATACTTAAGCAAAGTATTAGTAGGATTATAAATTGATTGGTTTTCATTTCTTTCTAAGTTGATTTTAAAAAAGGCTGATGAAATCCTCATATCGTAAGAGCTGGGGATAGCTTCAGCCTATGACATTTTAATCATTAAGGGTTACCACTAATTTTCCAATGACATGTCCGGTTTCTTGAAGTTCATGGGCTTTTGATATTTCATCGAATGGGAAGCTTGCTGATACGTGTGGCTTCAAATATCCATTTTCGAGTAATCCAGCAAGAGCCTTCATGTCTTTGCCACTTGACTGTACCAGAAAGAAGAAGCCATTGACTCCTTTGTCCTTTGCCTTTTGCGATACTTCCGCGTTCAGACCGGTAGGAATACTAATGATGGTTCCACCCGGCTTTACTACCTCAAGCGATCGGTCAATATTTTCACCACCAATGGTATCCAGTACAAAATCGATATCCGAAGTTGCTTCCTCAAATTTCACAGAGCGATAATCAATATGTTCATCTGCCCCCAGACCCAAAACAAAATCTCGATTAGCGGCTGAGGAAGTGCCTATCACATAAGCACCTAGATGTTTAGCTAGCTGAACAGCAAAATGGCCTACACCTCCAGAAGCTGCATGAATAAGAACTCTGTCCCCGGCCTTAACAGGATATTGATGGATCATCGCTTGATAAGCGGTAAGCGCTGCTAAGGTTGTTACCGCAGCTTCTTCATGGCTGATCTCACTGGGCTTTAATGCCAATTGATTTGCAGGAGCTGCCACATATTCCGCATAGGCCTGTCCATGACCTGGGAAATTAACCATTCCAAATACTTCATCACCAACTTCAAATTCTTTAACAGCACTACCTGTCTTGGTCACCACTCCAGAAATATCCCACCCAATTACTAAAGGGGAGTGATCCTTCAGTCGACCATATACTCCTTTTCCAGCTCGGGTTTTTACATCTACAGGATTGATACTAATCGCTTTGACTTGTACGAGTACTTCATCATCCTGAATTTTAGGAGAATTGACAAAAGTCACCTGTAGTTGTTCGATTCCTCCAGGCTCGTCCAGTATAATTGCTTGCATTTCTTTATTGTTTTTGGTTTGTATTCATAAACGACAAAAAACACCGATGGATTGGGTGATATTCGGTACATATTTGATATAAATCAGTACTTTTACTACTTCACTGATTACTTATGAAACGGGAAACATTATTTCAGCCATTCGAAATCGTGACGAAGACAGTAGATGAATGTCCTAAGCTTGAGCATATGCATATGTTCTTTGAGTTGGTCTATATCATGGAAGGAACTGGTCAGCAATGCATCAATCAAAATAAGTTTCGATATCATCCCGGACATATGTTCCTGATTACTCCACAGGATTGTCACTCATTTGATATCGAAACCACTACTACATTCTTCTTTCTTAGATTCAATGATATTTATATCAAACAAAGTGGCTTGTGGAAAGATAAGATTGAACAACTCGAGTACATTTTACAAAACGTCAGCCACAAACCAGGCTGTATACTAAAGAACCAAACAGACAAACAATTGGTCAAACCAATGGTGGATGCAATTATACGGGAGTATGTGAATAGGGATTTATACAACAAGGAATTGATAGAACACCTGGTAAATACGATGATTGTGGTGGTGGCAAGAAATATTGCTAAATATCTTCCAGATACGGTTGGTGAACATACAGAAGAGAAAGCCATGGATATTTTGCAGTATATCCATAAACATATTTATGAACCCGAAAAATTAAGAGCTAAAGCAATTAGTGATGAATTCGGAATATCTGAGTCATATTTAGGACGATATTTTAAAAAACACGCTGAAATTAGCTTACAGGAGTATGTTTCAAACTACAGAGTTCAGTTGATAGAACACCGACTGAAACATAGCGACCTTCGAGTTGGCGAAATAGCTAATTCACTTGGTTTTTCTGATGAGAGTCATTTGAATAAGTTTTTTAAGAAGGCCACAGGATTAAGTCCTGTGGCATTTCGTAAGGAATTCAGAAAGGAAATAGCGCAATTTTGACCATCTAAGAGGTAAACTATGGCAGGTATATGCACTCTTTTAAATATGTTGAGTGGAATAGCACGCTTCCAAATGCCACTCGAACCTTTCTGCGTTCAAAAGTGAGTGTAGTGATTGGTTTCGCATGAATCCAGAGTAAATTCATGAGGGTATACACAGAGCCGTCCCCAATAAATTGGCCAATCCATCAACATCTTTTATCTTAGGGCCATGGTAAGAAAAATACTCCTTTCAGTCATCCTATTTTGCGCATTCATGATGGCCAAAGCCCAGGAAACCGTCGCCGAAGCACCCGAGAGCGGTGACTACTTCTCCGATCAAATCAAATTCTACATGGTGGCTTTTATCTTTGCCTTGTCGATCTTCTTTACCGTTCGCACGTTCAGAAATAAGCCGGAAGCTTAATCGCAGGCATCTAGATCAACTCAAACGCCTGAGCAAAACGCACAAGCTCTGCATTGCTGGTGATTTCCAGCTTGGCCAAAATATTTTTGCGATGGGTCCTCACCGTATGCTCAGATAAAAACAACAACTCTGAGAGCTCCTTGCTGGTGTATCCACGGGCCACCAGTGCCAAAACTTCGCGCTCGCGCTTACCCAGAGACTCAAACCGCTCCCAGGCATTTTTCTCCACAAACACCTCGTCCAGCAAATTTCTGATCAGGGCCCCAGGCTTTCCCAGTGTTTGAATGTTATACCCACAGTTGAGATACGTGTGATGGTCAAAAACCGTCTTATGCGTGGAAATCCACTGATAGCCACCCCTGAAATAGAGGCGCTGCAGATAGGAACAAAATCGCTGACCATCAGGATATGCACGCTCAAAACTCTGAACCTCACGAATGGCCCTGCTCATTACCTCAGGATCTGAAATCTGCCGAATACGCTTAAATCCAAGCGCAATGATCATCTCCCGATCCAGCTCCATCCAGTTTTCCAGCGTATGATTGGCGTAGGTAGTATTCAGGGTTTGGCGGTCATTGAAGGTCACAAAAAAGTTGACGTGATCGCACACCGCTCTGAAAGTAGCCTCATCTGTGGAGGCAAGCTTCGCCAGTCGATAAATCTGAGTTTTATCGGCATTGATCAATTCCCTCTCTGTATGAAGCTTCCCCAAAATCGCAACGACAAGTTTTCTTTGCATAATTTTAACGAATCGAGCCTTGAAATCACAGTGACACGGTGAAAACCTCAAACAAGGGGATCACTCCCACAACTGTATTTCTTTCATTCAGAATCAATGGCCAATGGATTTAGAATACCTCCTCACCCTGCTTTTGCTACTACTTAGTGGAATGGCAGCATTCAGTATCATCAGTGGACTCATGCTAATCGCGCAGGCCATTTGGTAAAATTTCGGCAAACCACTCTATATTGAGTCAGAACAACAAAAGCCTAAATGGAATCATCGTCTGTACAGATCGTCAAGTATTCGGGAGAAACCACCCCTTTTGACATTGATAAACTGCGGCAGAGTCTGCTGGATGCCGGCGCCACAGAATCCGCCACGACGCGCATTTCCAGAAAAATAGCTGATGAACTCTACGATGGCATCAGCACCAAACAAATTTACCAGCGCGCGCACCGCCTGCTCCGAAATCATGCCCAGTCCAAAGCTTCAAGATATGGCCTAAAAAAAGCCATCCTCAACATGGGACCTACAGGATATCCCTTTGAACTGTTCGTAGGGGAGCTGATGAAGGCCCAGGGGTTTAAGGTAAAGGTAGGCACGGTGATGCCCGGTAAGTGTGTGACTCACGAAGTGGACGTCTATGCCGAAAATGAAAAAATGGTGCGCATGATGGAGTGCAAATTTCATAACCGGCTGGGGTATAAAACAGATGTGAAGGTGACGATGTACATCAAGTCTCGCTTTGAAGACCTGGAGTCCGTCTGGAAAAATGATGCGCAGATCAGCCATAAAAAGCACGAAGGCTGGGTAGTGACCAATGCCCGGTTCACCAAAGATGCCATTGATTTCGGCACGTGCTCGCGGCTGCAGCTACTCAGCTGGGACTATCCTGCACAGGGCAGCCTGAAAAGTCTGGTGACCAGACACAGGCTGTATCCGATCACCACCATCGGCGTACTTTCCAAATCCAATAAAGAGCTCCTGATGAAAAAAGGGATTGTGCTTGCCAAAACCCTCTGGGAGCAACCTGAGGCCCTGGAAGGATTGGGCCTGGAAAGCTCCAAAATAGACAAAATACTTACAGAGGCTCGGACGATTTGTGATTTGTGAAAAATCCTAGTTTCAATGTGTGGCTTTGATGCTGGTGATTAAACCTAGTCAACCCGAAATACAGCCCAGTTAAAAACAATCTATGTTTTACTTGATAGCATTATTTTAGATATCTCATTTTTAAAAACACCGTTCATGAACTCCTGTAATTCAATGAATTCATCACCTGAATAATCTCCTTTCTTCAATATTAGCTTTTTGTAATACTGCACGCCCTGCGGCGATCTTTTCACCTTTAGTTCATATTCCCCAAATTCTTTCTTGATACTAAGGTTTTCATTGGCATGTTGAAGAATATGATTCTCTGGGAATATTATTTCAATTGTTTGTACCACTTGATAATTTCTTAGCAACCTCATGAAATGATCGCTCGTATTGGCAGATATTCTACTCGT
This Marinoscillum sp. 108 DNA region includes the following protein-coding sequences:
- a CDS encoding L-dopachrome tautomerase-related protein — translated: MKTNQFIILLILCLSIINQVVGQNGSLEIVAELPIRPGDVAVSKSGRVFATIHSLGSRNLQLIEIKSKKRFEPFPAKSLQKNENPANDQMLDSPLGLIFDKEDKLWVIDMGQELGKTRLWCFDIDQRKVLRKIELPESVAPKGSFIQDVAIDHEHQWAYMADINNPGIIAMDLATENTRRLGGAKELEAEDVDMVIDGELVYFGGKPARVAVDPITISPDGNTVFFGAMNGTNWYSLDAQLFRDGASDESIQSSIVRVGEKPISDGASSDGMGNHYFTNLTAHAITRLNPDGTLEHIIQDDQLKWPDNAYLAPDGSFYISVNQLNTTPAFTGGEDDGKPPYYIYRFKPQSHNDIPIPDRVSIDGGLSTKEANKLKETALYFYAFWNTGKQEYLDRSISEKFMDRTLPEGRPQGPGGPSFASDAFRKAVPDLKCEVKDLLITKDKVTIRMVFSGTHLGAFAGVAPSGKPIEFNAIDILRIEDGKIVENWHLEDNLSLFQQLGVVKL
- a CDS encoding NADP-dependent oxidoreductase; the protein is MQAIILDEPGGIEQLQVTFVNSPKIQDDEVLVQVKAISINPVDVKTRAGKGVYGRLKDHSPLVIGWDISGVVTKTGSAVKEFEVGDEVFGMVNFPGHGQAYAEYVAAPANQLALKPSEISHEEAAVTTLAALTAYQAMIHQYPVKAGDRVLIHAASGGVGHFAVQLAKHLGAYVIGTSSAANRDFVLGLGADEHIDYRSVKFEEATSDIDFVLDTIGGENIDRSLEVVKPGGTIISIPTGLNAEVSQKAKDKGVNGFFFLVQSSGKDMKALAGLLENGYLKPHVSASFPFDEISKAHELQETGHVIGKLVVTLND
- a CDS encoding AraC family transcriptional regulator, encoding MKRETLFQPFEIVTKTVDECPKLEHMHMFFELVYIMEGTGQQCINQNKFRYHPGHMFLITPQDCHSFDIETTTTFFFLRFNDIYIKQSGLWKDKIEQLEYILQNVSHKPGCILKNQTDKQLVKPMVDAIIREYVNRDLYNKELIEHLVNTMIVVVARNIAKYLPDTVGEHTEEKAMDILQYIHKHIYEPEKLRAKAISDEFGISESYLGRYFKKHAEISLQEYVSNYRVQLIEHRLKHSDLRVGEIANSLGFSDESHLNKFFKKATGLSPVAFRKEFRKEIAQF
- a CDS encoding response regulator transcription factor — protein: MQRKLVVAILGKLHTERELINADKTQIYRLAKLASTDEATFRAVCDHVNFFVTFNDRQTLNTTYANHTLENWMELDREMIIALGFKRIRQISDPEVMSRAIREVQSFERAYPDGQRFCSYLQRLYFRGGYQWISTHKTVFDHHTYLNCGYNIQTLGKPGALIRNLLDEVFVEKNAWERFESLGKREREVLALVARGYTSKELSELLFLSEHTVRTHRKNILAKLEITSNAELVRFAQAFELI
- a CDS encoding ATP cone domain-containing protein, producing the protein MESSSVQIVKYSGETTPFDIDKLRQSLLDAGATESATTRISRKIADELYDGISTKQIYQRAHRLLRNHAQSKASRYGLKKAILNMGPTGYPFELFVGELMKAQGFKVKVGTVMPGKCVTHEVDVYAENEKMVRMMECKFHNRLGYKTDVKVTMYIKSRFEDLESVWKNDAQISHKKHEGWVVTNARFTKDAIDFGTCSRLQLLSWDYPAQGSLKSLVTRHRLYPITTIGVLSKSNKELLMKKGIVLAKTLWEQPEALEGLGLESSKIDKILTEARTICDL